ATGTTCGAGGAGTCCAAGCAGCTATGGAGCTACTTGGTCGACCATGGCGACCTTGGCGATCCCGCGCGCTTCCTCTTCCCGGTTCCGCACATGAGCTTCGTGCGCGGCGAGAAGGACGTGCGCTTCCTGCGGGCGCGCTATGAAGCCATGCACTCCCACCCCTGTTTCGATGCCATCAAGTACACAGAGGACCCCGCCGAGATCGCCCAATGGGCACCGCTGTTGCTGGAGGGCCGCAAGCCGGGCGAGGCCATTGCCGCGACACGGATTGAGGCCGGCACCGATGTCGATTTCGGCGCCCTCACTCGCCAGCTGCTCGAGCGCCTCGGCAGGCACCCCGACGAACAGATCCGTACCTGTACCGGCCAGACCATCACCGACCTCGAGCGCAACGACGATGGCACCTGGCGAGTCAAGATCGAGGCCAAGCATGGCAAGGATCGCGTGCTGCGTGCGCGGTTCGTTTTCCTGGGTGCCGGTGGCGCGTCGCTGCACCTGCTGCAGAAAAGCGGCATTCCCGAAGCCAAGGGCTTCGGCGGCTTTCCGGTCAGCGGCCAGTGGCTGCGCTGCGATCTGCCGGAAGTGGTCTCCAAGCACAACGCCAAGGTTTACAGCCAGGCGCCCATCGGTGCGCCGCCCATGTCGGTACCGCACCTCGACACGCGTAATGTCGATGGTAAGCCCTCACTGCTGTTCGGGCCATTCGCCGGCTTCACCACCAAGTTCATGAAAACCGGCTCGGTATTCGACCTGCCCAAGTCGGTCAGCTCCTCCAATCTCAGTCCGATGCTGTCGGTGGCACGTGACAACTTCAGCCTGGTCAAATATCTGCTGGAGCAGTCTCGCCTCACCCATGAAGAGCGCATCGAGGAGCTGAAAGCCTTCTACCCCGCTGTCAGGGCCGAGGATTGGCGCCTCGAGATGGCTGGACAGCGGGTCCAGATCATCAAGAAGGATCCAAAGAAAGGCGGCGTGCTGCAGTTCGGCACCGAGATGGTGGCGGCAAGCGACGGTAGCCTGGCCGCCCTGCTGGGCGCCTCACCCGGCGCCTCGACGGCGACATCGATCATGCTCAATCTAATCGAGCGCTGCTTCCCCGAGAAGTATGCCTCGCCGGAGTGGAAGAGCCGTCTGGAGCAGATCGTTCCGGCCCGGGCCACGGTACTGGCCGAGGATGGAGAGCTGCTCAGGGAGAGCCGTCGTGGCTCCCATCGGACTCTCAAGCTGAGCGATCCCGACGCCTAGTTCCAGCAGTGGGACGCCTCATTACTGCCCCGGCCCATGGCCGGGGCAGTGCGTTTCAGCGCCACTGCGAGACGCCCACGACTTGGGTTATGCTATCGCACTCGATTTCGCCCAAGGAGGGCCAATGCCCCCCCGTCTGCGCCGCCCCTCGCTCTCATTGCTGTTTGCCATCCTCCTTGGCCTCGTCCTGCTCGCGTGGCTGCTGCTCGGCGACCTGCAGCGCTTCCAGACAGAGGCACCCGCCGAGGCCCTCGAACCCGCCGCCGCCCTGACACGGGTCGAGATCCAGGAGAGCCTGGCTCAGGCGTATATGCCCCGCGTGAATGTTCAGGGGCAGCTTGGCGCTTGGCGGGAAGTGGAGCTGCGCGCACGCAGCGAAGGCCAGGTGGAGCGCCTGCCGGTTGCGCAAGGCGCCCGCGTAGCCGCCGGTGAGACGCTCCTGCAACTGGCTGAAGAGGATTTGCCCGCCCAGTTGACCCGCGCCGAGGCGGAGCTGGAATTGGCTCGGGCCG
This DNA window, taken from Halomonas sp. TA22, encodes the following:
- the mqo gene encoding malate dehydrogenase (quinone), with amino-acid sequence MDEAVDVVLVGAGVMSATLATLLHELEPNARIEIIERLDSAASESSFAWNNAGTGHAGLCELNYTPQAEDGAIDLTKAIQINTMFEESKQLWSYLVDHGDLGDPARFLFPVPHMSFVRGEKDVRFLRARYEAMHSHPCFDAIKYTEDPAEIAQWAPLLLEGRKPGEAIAATRIEAGTDVDFGALTRQLLERLGRHPDEQIRTCTGQTITDLERNDDGTWRVKIEAKHGKDRVLRARFVFLGAGGASLHLLQKSGIPEAKGFGGFPVSGQWLRCDLPEVVSKHNAKVYSQAPIGAPPMSVPHLDTRNVDGKPSLLFGPFAGFTTKFMKTGSVFDLPKSVSSSNLSPMLSVARDNFSLVKYLLEQSRLTHEERIEELKAFYPAVRAEDWRLEMAGQRVQIIKKDPKKGGVLQFGTEMVAASDGSLAALLGASPGASTATSIMLNLIERCFPEKYASPEWKSRLEQIVPARATVLAEDGELLRESRRGSHRTLKLSDPDA